One Bdellovibrio bacteriovorus str. Tiberius DNA segment encodes these proteins:
- a CDS encoding ATP synthase F0 subunit C, with the protein MKKMIIAAIAMFASSSAFAQEAAVAVTETVVANSDRGLVAIAAALAISISVFAGAMAQGKTASTALEGIARNPAASGKLLIPMILGLALIESLVIYALIIALGLK; encoded by the coding sequence ATGAAAAAAATGATCATCGCAGCTATCGCTATGTTCGCATCTTCTTCCGCTTTCGCTCAAGAAGCAGCTGTTGCAGTTACTGAAACTGTAGTTGCTAACTCTGACCGCGGTCTTGTTGCTATCGCAGCAGCTCTTGCAATCTCTATCTCTGTATTCGCAGGTGCAATGGCCCAAGGTAAAACTGCTTCCACAGCTTTGGAAGGTATCGCTCGTAACCCAGCGGCTTCTGGTAAGCTTTTGATCCCAATGATCTTGGGTCTAGCTCTTATCGAATCCCTAGTTATCTACGCTTTGATCATCGCTTTGGGCTTGAAATAA